The nucleotide window TGGTTTGCGCAACCCTGACGACATCCCACCCGCTCTGCCGCTTGCAGCCTAAACGCGCTTCCCTTTTTTCGACTTAGCCTCTAAACTGACTCCACTTAATAAAGTTCATGTTTTTGAATCTTTTAGCTCTCATGGTCGGCCTTGCCCTTTCGGTGGGCACGGTTTTCCTGTTCACGCGCGGTGAAAATCTCGAGAAGGCAGATCCAAACGAGGCTCTGAAAAAAGCCGAAATCGAGGCCAAACAGATCCATCACGATTCCAAAGAAGCCATTGAACGCATCCGCCGTGCCATGGAGCGCGAAGAAAAGGATGCCGAGGAAATCCTAAGCAAAATGGAGGCGACCCTCGCGCAAAAAGAAGAAATTTTAAAGCGCCGCGAAGAGCGCAACAAAACCCATCAAGATCAAGTGAGCGCCCTAAAAACCGAAGTCGAAGCCCTGCACACCCAAGAAAAACAAACTCTGAATCAGCGCATTGAGCTGCTCAGCAAACAAGCCAAACTCAGCCGTGAAGAGACCCTGGAAAATTCTAAAAAGAACCTAGAAAAACTCATCACCGAAAACGCGGATGTGCGCAATAAAGTCGCTTTGGATGAGTTGCAAGAAGACGCCCCTCGCCATGCCAAGGCTCTTTTGCAGGTAGTGATTCAACGCCTGGGGGTGGAAAGTTCCGTGGATAAAAACAACACCTCAATCACCATCAAAGACGATAAATTCAAAGGCCTGCTCATCGGGAAAAACGGCAGCAACGTGCTGTATTTTGAAAGCCTTTTGCCCGTTTCCCTCATCTTCAACCATGGCGCACCCGATGTCTTGCACGTGGGAGGAGTGAACCTTTTCCGCCGCAATATTGCCAAACGCGCCATTGAGAAATTGCAAGTCCGTGCCAAAAAAACCGGAAAAATCGACCATGAAATGATCAAAACCACTGTGGACGAAGCCAACGCCGAAATGATGGCGCTCTGTGACAAAAAAGGGGAAGAATCCATCCGCCTCATGGGCCTGGACCCCAAAAAAATGGACCCCGAAATGGTCAACTACACCGGGCGTCTTTACTACCGCACGAGTTACGGGCAAAACGTTACGGGCCACTCCAACGAAATGGGCTTTGCCGCTCGCATGCTCGCTGAACTGATCGGGCTCCAAGATCCTTCTTTGGCCATGCAAGGGGCTTTCTTCCATGACATCGGGAAAGCCATCGACCACGACGTGGGCGGGGCTCACGACGATCTTTCACGCGAAATTTTAGACAAGCACGGTTTCGATCCCATCATTGTGCACGCGGCCTTTGCCCACCACGACAAAGTGCCTTGCGAGTCCCCCGAAGATTTTTTGGTGAAAGCCGTGGATGCCATCTCTGGCGGTCGTCCCGGCGCGCGCCAAGAATCGGTGACCAATTACTTCGAACGCATCCAAGCCCTCGAACAAGCCGCCCTTTCTTTCGAAGGAGTGAACAAGGTCTTTGCCATGTCTGCAGGTCGCGAATTGCGCCTCATTGTGGACACCAGTCGCATCCAAGATGAGAGCATGGAGGGGCTTGCCGAACAGGTCGCTGGAAAGATTCAAGACGAAATCGCCTTTCCAGGGGTCATTAAAGTGAACTTGATCCGCACCACAAAGTCGGTAGACTATGCACGAGAAAAACCCCAATTCAAACGATAAAAACCGCTAAAACAAGCCTTTTTATGACCGACGAAAAAAAGAAATCAACCCTAGACAAAATCGTGATGGGAGCCCTCATTGGAACGGCTGTCGGTTCTGCAGTGAGCCTGACTTTGGCCCCTAAAACAGGTAAAGAAACGCGTGATTTCATTAAGGAAAAGTCCAAAGACGTGGGAGGTGTAGCCAAAGAGACCGGGGTCGGATTCTTTCGTTTATTCAAAGTTCTCTTACGAAGACTGTTTCGTGGCAAGAAAAAGACGGCTTCCGTCAACGAAATGAAAGAACTGCCCGATGAAATGGAAGTTTTCCCAAAAGAAACTCAAGAGTAACCCCTCATGAAGAAAAAAAAGCATTTTCCCTATCGACTCGCCGCCGCCCTGACGACAGTGGCCCTTCTAGCCCTAGCGGTTTGTGTTTTGTTCTACCAAGTGAATCAACTGCCCGAAAGTGTTTTTGCGCAAAAAACCAGCGTTGAAGCTTTGCCCGAAAGCCAGTTCACTACCTTTGCAGCTCTGCAAACGGCAACAGAAGCCTGGGTCCATCAAGGGTTGAATCAACCCATTGAGCTGCAGTCCGAACGGGGCCAAGTGCCTCTCACCCTGGCAGCCTTGGGGGTTTCGGTGGATTGGACAGTCCTCGCACCCGAACTCAAGGATTTCATGAGTTCCGCCAGTCTACTTAAAAAAACAAGCACTTATCTTTTCGGCCAAAAACTGGAGCTGCCGCTGCTCTTGAACGAGGAGCAACTCCATTTAACCTTGGCTCAAACGGGCATCGAACAAGGCAATAAAAATGCAGTTTTCATATGGGATGGATCCGTACAAATCCAGGCCGGACAAATAGGCTATGGCATCGAAAAAGAGCCACTCATTGCGATGCTAAAAAGCAGTTTCAAAAGCCCTCAGCCTCCTGAAAGTTTCACTTTGACTCTACGCAGCAGCTCGCCTGAAATCACCGAAGCAGATTTGCAAGCCCTGCTCCCTGCCGCAGAAGAATTGGCTCAAAAAAGCCTCACTTTTCAAGATGAATTTGGCAACACTTGGGAACTGGATTTCCAAAGCCATCTCTACCTCATGATTCCCAGCGGCAAAGCGAGCCCCGAGCCCACCTGGACTTTGGATCAAAACGGCTTCATCACTTATGCCGAAACCGTGCTGGTGCCCGAGGTGGAAGAAGAGCCCTCCAGCGTCGTGATCACTGAAAATGCAGACGGCACTTACAGTTTTGAAGGCAGCGCGCGTTTTGGAAAAGAATTGGACAAACTTGCCCTCCACAAACAAGTCCTCGAAAAACTGATAACAGAGCCTCTCGACACCCCCCTCACCTTGCCCATCACTACGGTAGACCCCTCTGTCACGGTGCCCCCTTCTCTTACCGAAAAAGGTGTCACGGGCCTAGTGGGCCTTGGTTACTCCGATTTCAGCGGGTCTCCTTACAACCGCATCCACAACATCAAAACCGGTATTGCTCAGTTCAACGGCGTCCTCATTGATCAAGGAGCGGAATTTTCATTCATGGGACATCTGAGCCCAGTGGATGCAGGCCACGGTTTTCTTCCGGAACTCGTGATCAAAGGGGACGAAACCATCCCTGAATACGGAGGAGGGCTTTGCCAAATTTCCTCCACCCTGTTCCGCGCAGCCCTTTACAGTGGCTTGCCCATCACGGCGCGGCGCAACCATTCTTATGCCGTTTCTTACTATGCGCGGCCCTTTGGCTATGGCCTCGATGCCACCGTCTACGACCCAGCTCCCGACCTTAAATTCGTCAATGACACCGCCGGAGCCCTGCTCGTGCAGGCTTACACCGAAGGCAATGCGGCCTATTATGTGTTTTATGGGACTTACGATGCTCGCACCGTGACCATGGAAGGCCCTTATTCCTACAATTACAACACCGTGGGCCCTCAAACCACCTACACCGACAAACTGGCCCCCGGCGAGCGTGAACTCAAAGAATACAGCCACACCGGCTTCACTACCGATTGGTACCGCACCGTCGTCTACCCGGTCACCGAACCCGGCCTCGATGAAAACGGCCAGCCCCTTTACCTAAGCCCCTACGCCGCCGAAGCCAGTGGAGTGAGGGAACTCATCCATTCTGTTTACGAAGCTCGCCCGGCCAAATATTGGGAAGGCTCAGCGGAGGGAGCGGAAGGCGCGGAGCTCACAATCTCGCCCACCGACTCTTAATCTCTTCATTGTAGGGATCCATGTCCAACAACTCTTCGAGCATTTTTTTGGCGCGTTCCACATCCCCCATCCGCTCATAATAGTCGGCCAAAATCAGTTTGAGCGTTTCATCTTTGGGCTTACGGCGCGCAGCGCGTTCAAAATAATGCAACGCTTTTTCATCCTCGCCAAGCTCGAAATAAACCTGAGCCAGACTTTGCAAACGCTCCGCACGGCGCTCGTCCAAGGCGATGGCATTTTCATAAGCCTCCGCTGCTTCCACCAGGCGCTGTTGTTGATACAGAGCGATGCCTAAATTGCTGAAATAAACTGGATCTTGTTTCAAATTCACCAGCTTGGAGAAATAAAGTTCTGCAGAAGGAAAATCGCCGCGTTTGAGGTACAAAAGCCCCAATTTGTGATGAGCGTCCAAGTGAGTGGGCTCTTCCGCTAAAATCGCCAAAAAGAGCGGTTCCGCTTCATCCAACTGATTGCGTCCAAAAAAAACATCCGCGCGTAAAAAAGCCTTACGCACCCCTCCCTCCAAACGAGGCAGTTCAGGTTTAGGAGCCGTGGCCATACTGGCTTCAGATAAATGTTCCAAAGGGGCTTCAGCGCTATCCAAAGGGAAATCTTCTAGGGCTTCACTGGCCGTTTCACCGCGTTCCTCACTGAGCAATTTTTCTTGAAATTTAAGATCTTGTTGAGTCAGCCGCAGGCGACGCAAAAACATGAGCGAGAGGGCGAATCCTGAGAAAAGAAGAAGAAAGAGAGCAAGCATGAGAAATCAATTAAGGGACAAAATTAAGGGACGAACATGAGAAGCAGCTGATCCAGCAAAAGCTTGGAATTGACATTGTTTCTTAGCGCCAGTTTAGCATCTTCTAGGGCATCCAGCACGTCCGTCACTTGCACGTGAGCCAGGGCTTGGGGAGGCCCCTTAAAAAGCCAAGTGCGACAGTGGCGCAAAAGCACGTCCAAAAACTCGGGCAGAAAGTCGCTGGATTCATATTTGCGCGTGAGGGCAAACGCAGCCGCCACCGTGGGCCGTTCCAAAAAAACATCCAAATCGCGCAGCACCGTTTCATGAATTTCCAAATAGGCAGGGTCTTCCATAAGGCGGATCAATTTTCCGGGCCGACCCATGGCAAAAAACAACAAACGTTCCGCAAGCGGATTTCCTTCCAAAAGTGGAGTCATTTCCTCATCGGGCAGGCTTTGAAAAACATGCACTTGAGCACGAGAACGCAAAGTGGGAAGCACGTCTTCTTCTTGATGCGCCGTGAGCAAAAATAAAAGGCCAGGATGAGGTTCTTCCAAAGTTTTTAAAAGAGCCGTGCTGGCTTCGGGCCTCAGGCGGGCTAAGTTTTCGATCACCACCACCAGGTAAGGTTTTAGATGTCCTTGATTGCTGCGTTCAATGAGTCCTCGCACGGCTTCAATGCCCATTCCCTCCCCAGCATCCAGGAACAAAAGGGTGTCCGCATCGAGGCCTTCCAAAAGCTGTTTTTTAGCCACCCCATGCTCGTCTGCTCCTTGCAAATGCACTGCTAAAGTGAGCGCCATTTTGGTCTTGCCCACATGTTCAGGGCCCAAAAACAAATGCGCATGATGCAAGCGCCCACTTGCCGCTTCGCTTTTCAAATGTTCGAGAATACGCTGATGTCCCAGCAAAGGAAAATTCATACAAAATCGAGAAAGATTAAGGTCGACGGCTCCAGTAAGCGTCCTGGCGCACCAAAAGTTCTCGCGCTTCTTCAGGATGTTTCATGCACATTTTGACCAAGTGTTCCATGCGCACACGGTTTTGCGAGCCTTTGGCGAGCACCGTGTCGTGCTTGTCCAAAATTTTGCTCAAAAACTGGCCCGCTTCTTTGGATGTATTGAAGACATGAATCATGGACGCAGACATGCCGGCGCGTTGCGCGCCTTCCGCGAGCGCGCTCGCGTGCTCGCCTACGGCGAGCAGCATGTCTGCCTGTTCCGCCGCCAATTTCCCAACCTTAATATGCTCACTCACGGCCAACTCACCCAGCTCATTCATGGTGCCCAGGGCCGCAATTTTGCGCCCGTGGAAAAGACTCAAAATCTCAAGCCCCGCTTCCATGGTGTCTGGAGAAGCGTTGTAAGAACTGTCCAAAATCAGCGCTCCATTTTTACCCTCAATGCGGTTCATGCGTCCGGGGGGCAAGCGGTACTCCTCCAAGGCTTTTTGAATAGCCTTCCACGGCATGCCGTTCACAAAACCCACCGCCACCGCTGCCAACACCAAAGTGATGTGAGCCTTACCCAGCACATGGGGCATCCTCACAAAAAGGTCACGTTGATCATAAGACAGCGTGAACATGAGTCCCTCGGTGCTCATTTCAATATCTTTGGCGCACAAATCGGCCCCTTCTTCTGTTCCAATCGTGATGGTATGAGCCGGCAAATGTCCCTCCAGTTGCCGCACAAAAGAATCATCGTGATTCAAAATCACCCATCCACCTGGGGGCACCGCCACCACCGCTTTGGATTTTTCTTCATACACCGCCTGACGATTGGCAAACTGCCCCGCCCCCACATGCACGTTCTTTACGTTCAAAAACACCATGATGTTGGGAGTGAAAACTTTCAAAATTTCATCCATATCCCCAGGTTTATCCACGCCCATTTCTAGCACCAGCATCTGGTATTTTTCCGGTTTTTTAAAGGCTTCCCAAATCGCCTTCCAAAAAATAGAAATCCAGGCTGTTGTGGAGGAATAGCCTGTCTTGAGGCCCAAAATCGTGAGCACGGTGCCAAATTCCGAATTCAAATTTTTTTCACTGCGACGCACACTGAAACGCCGCCCCAGCACATCTGCAATCGCGTCTTTTGCCCCCGTTTTCCCCACGCTCCCCGTCACCCCCACAATGAGAGGACGAATGGCTCGCAACCTCCGCTTGGCAAGGGAGCGAAGAAAGTCTAAGGCCCAGCGCTTAAAAGTGGCTTTCATAAACCTGAGTGTAAAGGCTATCTCAAAAAAGGGAAGGCTTGTACCCTAACAGAAAGACCCCTAAAATACAATCATCCGCTCAGTCAATCGCCTTGCTCAAAAAACTGAACAGCCTCCTCTTGTACTGCTTACTCGTGAGCCCGTTTTTATTGAGTTTTTATCCTCAAACCAATCGCTTTGAAATCATTCGCGAAACCGGGCCTTTGCTGCTTTTGGGGGTGGGAGTCTTGGCCTATCTCGCCAGCCTTCTATGGAGCCGCCCGTGGAAGGAGTTTTCCAGCTCCCGCCCGTTGCTCCTATTACTGCTGGTTTTCACAGGTTTCAGCATCCTCAGTTGGATCCATGCGGGTGTAAAAATCTTTGGCTTCGCCGAAATTTTTGTTCTGTTCATCGGGGTGCTGCTTTATTTGATCTTTGCTCAAGAAAAGACAGGGGCTCAAAAGCTCACTTGGGCCCTTGCCCTCACCCTCGTGGCTGCCGCCCTCCTCGGGGTCCCTGCCTATCTCAGCACCGACCACAGCCGCTTTTTCGGCTTCTTTTATGATCCGCTCATCAAAGCCGATGCCTGGCCCAATGCCTATGCAGACTTCTTTCTACTCACTTTCCCGTTTTTAGCCCTGCTCCTCCGTTCTCCCAAAGCCTGGCTTTTGAAGCTGATCCTGCTCGCTTTTGTGCTTTCTAGCTTTGTGCTCTCGGCTTCGCGGGGCGCTTTCTTGGCCGTTTTCCCGGCGCTCGCCTTCTTTGCGCTCGCCCAAGTTTGGACTCACCGTTCGCTGCCCTCCTTAAAAAAGACCTTACGAAGTGCCCCTTGGGTGCAAAGTGCCCCTTGGGTGCAAAGTGCCGTTGCCCTCCTTCTACTCATCGTGTTCACAGCGCTTTTTACAAAAGGAATCGGCATGCTCAAAAGTCGGCATCATCAAGCCGTGGATCTGGGCAGCCGCCTGCAATTTTCAGAAGCCGAAGGGGGCAATTCCTTTTCAGAGCGCATAGAGTTTTTTGAAGGAGCCCTCGCCTTGATCCAAGAAAATCCCCTCTTGGGCACAGGACCTTCCACCTTCCGTTTCGTCTATCCGCCCCACCAACAGGGCTTTTTGGCCCTCTCCGATCACCCTCATAACCTTTGGCTCAAACTCGCCGCTGAACGCGGCCTACCCGCCGCCCTCCTCTTGCTGGCTTTTGGGCTCTTGCTTTTTGCCCAAACGCATCCTTTTGGCAAAAACCCGGACCGTCCTTTTCTGCTCATGGCATGGACGGGCCTCGTGGCTTTCATGGCCCATCACATGATCGATTACAACCTGAATTTTCTCACCAACGCCCTCATTTTTTGGATGATTTTAGGGGCCCTCGCCGCTCACGCTCGGCAGCAAAAAACCAAACTTGCCCCGGCCGCTTGTGCTCTTATTGCACTGCTGCTTGCCGCCAGCGGCCTCAAACTCACTTTCGATGAATTGAGCTTCAACCGCATCCACACACTCGATCAAATGGAAGGCTTCCACCCCTTTTTGCCCACTTATGAGTGGTACGAAAAAATCGGCGGCGCCACCGATCCCGAGCTCAAAAAAGCCTTTATCCAAAAGCAACTGGAGGCGAACCCGCTAGATTCCAATGCATGGTCTCTTTTAGGCCAAGCCCACGAAGCGGAACAGAATTACACCGCCGCCCGTTTGGCCTACGAAACGGCCCTTGAAGTGAACCCCAAAAACAGCTTTTTACCCGCTTTGCAGCTCGCCCGTGTTTTGCAAATCCAAAACGACGCCGCCGCCCTGTCCGACCTCGCCACCCGCTTGCAGCCCCTTTTTGAGGAATACCAAAAACTCTACGACAAAAACCTCCATTTCACCCAGGCCACGCCTGAAATGGGTTACGTGAAGGAGTTGAAGGGATTATTCCTGCACGCTGACCTCAAAGACTCTCCAAGCCCCCGAGTCTCAAAACCCAAAAAACTCTATTTGTTACATTGTAACAATGAGCCGCTTTTCACTTTTCACCACTTTAAACACCTACCTTCACCCTCAAAATCGCCCGGCCGCATAAATTTGACGAAAATTAAAAAAGAGATGAACCTCCCCGAGCTTACGCTCGGGGTTTCAGCCTAGTTCAAGCTGCGCTTGGCCCGCATCTTCTTCGCCCTGTTGTTGGATATACTTTCGAATGACCTCCTCGTTAATCCCAACTGTGGAGGCAAAGTAACCTGCCGACCAAATACTTCTCGTCCCCCAGTACACTTTTCTAAGAAACGGAAACTTTATGTTCAACTCACGAGCTGTGTTGGCTTTTATTATTCTCACCACCTCTCCCACTGCTATTTGTGGAGGTATGGAAATTAAAATATGTACATGGTCTAAATCCGTGTTTACCTCTTTCACCACCAGTTCCGGATAGTACTTCGGAATATCCTTCATCACTTCCTGCAGAAAAGCCAACACACCTTCGTTGAATATCTTCCGACGGTATTTGGTCGGCCAAACTAAGTGATAGTCACAGATGAAAACTGCGTGTGAGCTTTTTCGTAGCTTCTTCATGCCTCCACTTTACACCACCACGAAGATGCGGGCACCCACTACATCCCTCGGGCTTACGCCCGGGGAACTACGTCAGTTGATTAGAATTAAGGCTTACCTTTTCCAATACCTAATATGAAACTCTCAGAAACAGCATGCTTAGTCGCTTTAGCTGCCACAACCCCAGCCTGTAATCTCTACGCTTTTCAGAATGGCCAGGAAGATCAAGGTGGAGCCTGTACTGAAATCCCAGCCCTCACAACAGGTGTATCTGCACAAGTAAAAATCAATCTAAGCGGAGATCCAATGGTGCCTCTAGCGCCTACCCGTGAAACTGTTCCCTCCCAAGAATAAAACCCGCATCCAAGACCCCCCTCGCCCCCCAACAAAAAGAGTCCCATCGAGGACTCTTTCAGTTTTTTGTAAGGTTTTTCCTATATCCCGGTTCTTCAAAAACTCAGAGCAGTTTATTTCACTGCGGCCACGATTTTGTCGAACACAGCAGGTTCGTGAATCGCGATCTCAGACAGCATTTTGCGGTCGAGAGCCACCATCTTCTTAGAAAGACGGTACATGAGTTGGCTGTAGGACAGACCTTGAGCTCGAGATGCAGCATTCACACGTGCGATCCACAGACGTCGGAAGTCGCGTTTTTTGCGACGACGGTGTGCATACGCATGCATGCCCGCTTTCATCACGCGTCTCTTCGCAATGGAATAGAGACGACCTGAGAGCCCTCGGAAGCCTTTAGCCGCCTTCAAAATTTTGTTGTGACGACGACGTTGATTCGTCCCACGTTTGACGCGTGCCATAAGGGTCGGGGTTAATGAGCGCCGCGGTAAGACCGGGCGATGGTGGACCTAAAGGCGGGGCAACGCCAAGGTCCTACCAGAAATAAATAAAAGAAATCAGCCGATCAGCTCGGCAGGGGCTTAATTCCACAAAAGAGTCTTGAAACGCTTTTCATCAGCCTTGCTCACCACAGATTGAGTTCCACCCATGTTCTTCTGTCGACTCGCCTTTTGATTGAGTCGGTGACGATGAGCGGCCTTCTGCATACGGATTTTTCCCGTTCCAGTGAGGGTCGCGCGCTTTTTCGTACCCGAGTGGGTGCGTTGTTTTCCAACTTTAGCTTTGCCTGGCATAAAATAGGGTTATTTAAGGGGTGAGAGAATCATAATGAGGGAGTGTCCTTGGCGTTTCGCGTCTTGATCAATCTTGGCGAAATCCTTGAGTTCTTCCTTCACGTAATTCATCTTCTCAAATCCGAGTTCAATATGTGTAACCTCTCTTCCGCGAAAAATCAAGCTGAATTTCAACGAATTGCCGTCTTTTAAGAACTCTTTACACTTGTTCAGCTTCACATCAATGTCGTGCTTATCCGTTCGAATCGAGAGACGAACCCCTTTCATTTCTCCGCCTTTTTGATGCGCTTTGTGCTTCTGATCTGCCTTGCGTTGACGATACAAATACTTTCCAAAATCCATGATGCGGCACACGGGCGGGAACACCGTCGGAGACACTTCTACCAGATCGAGCCCCATCTCTTTAGCAAGCGCCAGAGCCTTGGACGCACCCATCACTCCGCCTTGAATCTCTTCCCCTTCCTCGGCAATGAGTCGCACCGTTTGCGCACGGATCTCTTCGTTTTTTCGGAGTTGCTTAGCTATAAAAATGAATTAGGAGCTAGCGAATCTTAACAGATTGCGATCAGAAGTCAACGGCGCTTTTCTCTCCAGCCGCCTATCCAGCCTCTTGCAAAACAAGCCCCCTTCCCGCATGATGACAGCTCAGTCAGCATTCTTCAAAACCACAAACCATGTCCCCTCTTTCATCACTCTTAAATCCTACCCTTCAAAGGCTCACACAAGGCGCATTGCTCCTCTTGGGAGCGCTTCTTGCAAGCTTCCTTTTTGCAACGCCAAGCTTTGCAAGCACCGCAGAAAACAGCTTCAGCCACACTGCCTTACCCGTGGAAGTGCCGCTCACAGAAAGCGTTTGGACAGGGACTTTTGAAGCCAGCGAACCTTTCAATCTCTTGAGTTTTACAGGAGCAGAAAATTGGACCGGAGCCATGGAACTTCGTTTTGAACACGAAGGCGAATGGGGACCGTGGATTCCCCTCGAAGAGGACATCC belongs to Candidatus Peregrinibacteria bacterium and includes:
- a CDS encoding tetratricopeptide repeat protein, with product MLALFLLLFSGFALSLMFLRRLRLTQQDLKFQEKLLSEERGETASEALEDFPLDSAEAPLEHLSEASMATAPKPELPRLEGGVRKAFLRADVFFGRNQLDEAEPLFLAILAEEPTHLDAHHKLGLLYLKRGDFPSAELYFSKLVNLKQDPVYFSNLGIALYQQQRLVEAAEAYENAIALDERRAERLQSLAQVYFELGEDEKALHYFERAARRKPKDETLKLILADYYERMGDVERAKKMLEELLDMDPYNEEIKSRWARL
- a CDS encoding VanW family protein, with protein sequence MKKKKHFPYRLAAALTTVALLALAVCVLFYQVNQLPESVFAQKTSVEALPESQFTTFAALQTATEAWVHQGLNQPIELQSERGQVPLTLAALGVSVDWTVLAPELKDFMSSASLLKKTSTYLFGQKLELPLLLNEEQLHLTLAQTGIEQGNKNAVFIWDGSVQIQAGQIGYGIEKEPLIAMLKSSFKSPQPPESFTLTLRSSSPEITEADLQALLPAAEELAQKSLTFQDEFGNTWELDFQSHLYLMIPSGKASPEPTWTLDQNGFITYAETVLVPEVEEEPSSVVITENADGTYSFEGSARFGKELDKLALHKQVLEKLITEPLDTPLTLPITTVDPSVTVPPSLTEKGVTGLVGLGYSDFSGSPYNRIHNIKTGIAQFNGVLIDQGAEFSFMGHLSPVDAGHGFLPELVIKGDETIPEYGGGLCQISSTLFRAALYSGLPITARRNHSYAVSYYARPFGYGLDATVYDPAPDLKFVNDTAGALLVQAYTEGNAAYYVFYGTYDARTVTMEGPYSYNYNTVGPQTTYTDKLAPGERELKEYSHTGFTTDWYRTVVYPVTEPGLDENGQPLYLSPYAAEASGVRELIHSVYEARPAKYWEGSAEGAEGAELTISPTDS
- a CDS encoding HDIG domain-containing protein; its protein translation is MNLLALMVGLALSVGTVFLFTRGENLEKADPNEALKKAEIEAKQIHHDSKEAIERIRRAMEREEKDAEEILSKMEATLAQKEEILKRREERNKTHQDQVSALKTEVEALHTQEKQTLNQRIELLSKQAKLSREETLENSKKNLEKLITENADVRNKVALDELQEDAPRHAKALLQVVIQRLGVESSVDKNNTSITIKDDKFKGLLIGKNGSNVLYFESLLPVSLIFNHGAPDVLHVGGVNLFRRNIAKRAIEKLQVRAKKTGKIDHEMIKTTVDEANAEMMALCDKKGEESIRLMGLDPKKMDPEMVNYTGRLYYRTSYGQNVTGHSNEMGFAARMLAELIGLQDPSLAMQGAFFHDIGKAIDHDVGGAHDDLSREILDKHGFDPIIVHAAFAHHDKVPCESPEDFLVKAVDAISGGRPGARQESVTNYFERIQALEQAALSFEGVNKVFAMSAGRELRLIVDTSRIQDESMEGLAEQVAGKIQDEIAFPGVIKVNLIRTTKSVDYAREKPQFKR
- a CDS encoding YtxH domain-containing protein, producing MTDEKKKSTLDKIVMGALIGTAVGSAVSLTLAPKTGKETRDFIKEKSKDVGGVAKETGVGFFRLFKVLLRRLFRGKKKTASVNEMKELPDEMEVFPKETQE
- a CDS encoding UDP-N-acetylmuramoyl-tripeptide--D-alanyl-D-alanine ligase, coding for MKATFKRWALDFLRSLAKRRLRAIRPLIVGVTGSVGKTGAKDAIADVLGRRFSVRRSEKNLNSEFGTVLTILGLKTGYSSTTAWISIFWKAIWEAFKKPEKYQMLVLEMGVDKPGDMDEILKVFTPNIMVFLNVKNVHVGAGQFANRQAVYEEKSKAVVAVPPGGWVILNHDDSFVRQLEGHLPAHTITIGTEEGADLCAKDIEMSTEGLMFTLSYDQRDLFVRMPHVLGKAHITLVLAAVAVGFVNGMPWKAIQKALEEYRLPPGRMNRIEGKNGALILDSSYNASPDTMEAGLEILSLFHGRKIAALGTMNELGELAVSEHIKVGKLAAEQADMLLAVGEHASALAEGAQRAGMSASMIHVFNTSKEAGQFLSKILDKHDTVLAKGSQNRVRMEHLVKMCMKHPEEARELLVRQDAYWSRRP
- a CDS encoding 50S ribosomal protein L35 — encoded protein: MPGKAKVGKQRTHSGTKKRATLTGTGKIRMQKAAHRHRLNQKASRQKNMGGTQSVVSKADEKRFKTLLWN
- a CDS encoding O-antigen ligase family protein, which codes for MLKKLNSLLLYCLLVSPFLLSFYPQTNRFEIIRETGPLLLLGVGVLAYLASLLWSRPWKEFSSSRPLLLLLLVFTGFSILSWIHAGVKIFGFAEIFVLFIGVLLYLIFAQEKTGAQKLTWALALTLVAAALLGVPAYLSTDHSRFFGFFYDPLIKADAWPNAYADFFLLTFPFLALLLRSPKAWLLKLILLAFVLSSFVLSASRGAFLAVFPALAFFALAQVWTHRSLPSLKKTLRSAPWVQSAPWVQSAVALLLLIVFTALFTKGIGMLKSRHHQAVDLGSRLQFSEAEGGNSFSERIEFFEGALALIQENPLLGTGPSTFRFVYPPHQQGFLALSDHPHNLWLKLAAERGLPAALLLLAFGLLLFAQTHPFGKNPDRPFLLMAWTGLVAFMAHHMIDYNLNFLTNALIFWMILGALAAHARQQKTKLAPAACALIALLLAASGLKLTFDELSFNRIHTLDQMEGFHPFLPTYEWYEKIGGATDPELKKAFIQKQLEANPLDSNAWSLLGQAHEAEQNYTAARLAYETALEVNPKNSFLPALQLARVLQIQNDAAALSDLATRLQPLFEEYQKLYDKNLHFTQATPEMGYVKELKGLFLHADLKDSPSPRVSKPKKLYLLHCNNEPLFTFHHFKHLPSPSKSPGRINLTKIKKEMNLPELTLGVSA
- the rplT gene encoding 50S ribosomal protein L20 — translated: MARVKRGTNQRRRHNKILKAAKGFRGLSGRLYSIAKRRVMKAGMHAYAHRRRKKRDFRRLWIARVNAASRAQGLSYSQLMYRLSKKMVALDRKMLSEIAIHEPAVFDKIVAAVK
- a CDS encoding AAA family ATPase, producing MNFPLLGHQRILEHLKSEAASGRLHHAHLFLGPEHVGKTKMALTLAVHLQGADEHGVAKKQLLEGLDADTLLFLDAGEGMGIEAVRGLIERSNQGHLKPYLVVVIENLARLRPEASTALLKTLEEPHPGLLFLLTAHQEEDVLPTLRSRAQVHVFQSLPDEEMTPLLEGNPLAERLLFFAMGRPGKLIRLMEDPAYLEIHETVLRDLDVFLERPTVAAAFALTRKYESSDFLPEFLDVLLRHCRTWLFKGPPQALAHVQVTDVLDALEDAKLALRNNVNSKLLLDQLLLMFVP
- the tnpA gene encoding IS200/IS605 family transposase, encoding MKKLRKSSHAVFICDYHLVWPTKYRRKIFNEGVLAFLQEVMKDIPKYYPELVVKEVNTDLDHVHILISIPPQIAVGEVVRIIKANTARELNIKFPFLRKVYWGTRSIWSAGYFASTVGINEEVIRKYIQQQGEEDAGQAQLELG
- a CDS encoding translation initiation factor IF-3, with the translated sequence MRLIAEEGEEIQGGVMGASKALALAKEMGLDLVEVSPTVFPPVCRIMDFGKYLYRQRKADQKHKAHQKGGEMKGVRLSIRTDKHDIDVKLNKCKEFLKDGNSLKFSLIFRGREVTHIELGFEKMNYVKEELKDFAKIDQDAKRQGHSLIMILSPLK